A genome region from Mesorhizobium sp. B2-1-8 includes the following:
- a CDS encoding YdcF family protein: MFYYLSKIFWFFVQPLNLTIFLLLAGLIAGIIGRRRLAVTGSVLAFAILALSAWTSLGAMMLIPLEERFPKPPLPEKVDGIVVLGGGFEGAINLARRGYELNSSGDRMVETAILARRFPRAKVVVSGGNGSLFLDGEGDADTAPRLLGSLGVSADRLVLEDKSRNTYENAVFSRELVKPKPGETWLLVTSAFHMPRAKGLFDKAGFPTIPWPVDYRTTGKEGVGFFRDNAADSLENTTIAVREWIGLFAYWLSGRIDEPFPAPGG, from the coding sequence ATGTTCTACTATCTTTCCAAGATCTTCTGGTTCTTCGTCCAGCCGCTCAACCTCACGATCTTCCTGCTTTTGGCGGGGCTGATCGCCGGGATCATCGGCCGGCGGCGACTTGCCGTCACCGGCAGCGTGCTGGCGTTTGCGATCCTTGCGCTATCGGCCTGGACGTCGCTCGGCGCCATGATGCTCATTCCGCTGGAAGAACGCTTTCCCAAGCCGCCGCTACCGGAGAAGGTAGATGGCATCGTCGTGCTCGGCGGCGGCTTCGAAGGCGCCATCAACCTCGCGCGTCGCGGCTACGAATTGAACAGCAGCGGCGACCGTATGGTCGAGACCGCAATCCTCGCCCGGCGCTTCCCTCGGGCAAAAGTGGTGGTATCAGGCGGAAACGGCTCGCTTTTCCTCGATGGCGAAGGTGATGCCGACACCGCGCCGCGCCTGCTCGGCTCGCTCGGCGTTTCGGCAGATCGTCTCGTCCTTGAGGACAAGTCCCGCAACACCTACGAGAATGCGGTCTTCAGCCGCGAACTGGTCAAACCCAAACCGGGCGAAACATGGCTACTGGTGACGTCGGCCTTTCATATGCCGCGCGCCAAGGGGCTATTCGACAAGGCCGGTTTTCCAACCATTCCATGGCCGGTCGACTATCGCACCACGGGGAAGGAAGGCGTCGGCTTCTTTCGCGATAATGCGGCCGATTCGCTTGAGAACACGACCATTGCCGTTCGTGAGTGGATCGGACTTTTCGCCTATTGGCTTTCCGGGCGCATCGATGAGCCGTTTCCGGCGCCGGGCGGCTGA
- the ruvX gene encoding Holliday junction resolvase RuvX: MAVITIEQLPARLTGGRTLAGLDLGDKTIGVAVSDRGFSFAHPRPVILRKKFSLDAAVLLALLEKENVGAVAIGLPINMDGSEGPRAQKSRAFVRNMAQLSDLPFVFWDERLSTVAAERTLIEMDFSRAKRAGKIDSAAAAFILQGVLDRLQSLDAADRTEPDPSSGA; the protein is encoded by the coding sequence TTGGCCGTCATCACGATTGAGCAATTGCCGGCACGGCTCACCGGCGGCAGGACCCTGGCAGGGCTCGATCTCGGCGACAAGACGATCGGCGTCGCGGTTTCCGACCGCGGTTTCTCCTTCGCTCATCCCCGCCCGGTCATACTCAGAAAGAAATTCTCGCTCGACGCCGCCGTCCTTTTGGCCTTACTGGAGAAAGAAAATGTCGGCGCGGTGGCGATCGGACTGCCGATCAACATGGACGGATCCGAGGGCCCACGCGCACAGAAATCGCGCGCCTTCGTGCGCAACATGGCGCAACTGAGCGACCTGCCCTTCGTGTTCTGGGATGAGCGGCTATCGACGGTCGCGGCCGAACGGACTCTGATCGAAATGGACTTCTCTCGCGCCAAGCGCGCCGGCAAGATCGATTCGGCGGCAGCCGCCTTTATTCTGCAGGGAGTTTTGGACCGGCTTCAGTCGCTCGACGCAGCCGATCGAACGGAACCGGACCCGTCCAGCGGCGCCTGA
- a CDS encoding aspartate carbamoyltransferase catalytic subunit, with the protein MTDASSLPLYPHRHLLGISDLSPADIELLLDRADRAVAISRQSEKKTSTLRGRTQINLFYEASTRTQSSFELAGKRLGADVMNMSVASSSVKKGETLIDTAMTLNAMRPDILIIRHQSAGAAALLAQKVGCSVVNAGDGAHEHPTQALLDALTIRRAKGPLSKLIVAICGDILHSRVARSNIMLLNALGAQVRVVAPSTLLPSGIDRMGVIVCRSMAEGLKDADVVMMLRLQRERMEGAFVPSVREYFRYFGLDAEKLKAAKDDALVMHPGPMNRGVEIASEIADGPQSVIQEQVEMGVAVRMAVMEALLDPRRNQDGRNQEGRNPEGRGA; encoded by the coding sequence ATGACCGACGCTTCGTCCCTGCCACTCTATCCTCACCGCCATCTTCTGGGCATCAGCGATCTTTCGCCCGCCGACATCGAGCTGTTGCTCGACAGGGCGGATCGGGCGGTCGCGATCTCGCGGCAGTCCGAGAAAAAGACCTCGACATTGCGCGGCCGCACCCAGATCAACCTCTTCTACGAAGCCTCGACCCGCACGCAGTCGTCCTTCGAACTGGCCGGAAAACGGCTCGGCGCCGATGTCATGAACATGTCGGTGGCGAGTTCTTCCGTAAAGAAGGGCGAAACGCTCATCGACACCGCGATGACACTGAACGCCATGCGGCCCGATATATTGATCATCCGCCATCAGTCGGCGGGCGCGGCGGCCCTTCTGGCGCAGAAGGTCGGCTGCTCGGTGGTCAATGCCGGCGATGGCGCGCATGAACACCCGACACAGGCGCTGCTCGACGCGCTCACTATCCGCCGCGCCAAGGGTCCGCTGTCGAAGCTGATCGTGGCGATCTGCGGCGACATCCTGCATTCGCGTGTGGCGCGCTCCAATATCATGCTGCTCAACGCACTCGGCGCACAGGTGCGGGTGGTGGCGCCCTCGACGCTGTTGCCCTCGGGCATCGACAGGATGGGCGTGATCGTCTGCCGCTCGATGGCGGAAGGCCTGAAGGACGCGGATGTGGTGATGATGTTGCGCTTGCAGCGCGAGCGCATGGAAGGCGCCTTCGTGCCGTCGGTGCGCGAATACTTCCGCTATTTCGGCCTCGATGCCGAGAAGCTGAAGGCGGCCAAGGACGACGCGCTGGTCATGCATCCCGGCCCGATGAACCGAGGTGTCGAGATTGCCTCCGAAATCGCCGACGGCCCGCAAAGCGTCATCCAGGAGCAGGTGGAAATGGGTGTCGCCGTGCGCATGGCGGTGATGGAAGCGCTGCTCGATCCCCGTCGTAATCAAGACGGTCGCAACCAAGAGGGGCGCAATCCAGAGGGCCGCGGCGCATGA
- a CDS encoding GNAT family N-acetyltransferase, which produces MAIEIAIETPLQDDVRGLVRELNETLLELTPQEHCYHLTVEQMAGQDTTVFIARDNGIAVGCGALKRHGDATGEVKRMYTRPSHRGQRIGARIVERVEALARDEGLKRLVLETGDRHPAAWTVYERAGFSRCGPVLDYPDTEWSVFYEKSL; this is translated from the coding sequence ATGGCAATCGAGATCGCCATCGAGACGCCGCTGCAGGATGACGTGCGCGGCCTAGTCAGGGAACTCAACGAAACCTTGCTCGAGTTGACGCCGCAGGAGCATTGCTACCATTTGACGGTCGAGCAGATGGCGGGCCAGGACACGACGGTTTTCATCGCTCGCGACAATGGTATCGCCGTTGGGTGTGGCGCCTTGAAGCGGCATGGTGATGCCACAGGCGAGGTGAAACGCATGTACACGCGGCCGTCGCATCGCGGTCAGCGGATCGGCGCCAGGATTGTGGAACGCGTTGAAGCCTTGGCGCGCGACGAAGGGTTGAAGCGGCTGGTGCTGGAAACCGGCGATCGCCATCCCGCCGCCTGGACCGTCTATGAACGTGCCGGGTTCTCGCGTTGCGGCCCGGTGCTGGATTATCCCGATACCGAGTGGTCGGTGTTTTACGAAAAGAGCCTTTGA
- the dprA gene encoding DNA-processing protein DprA produces MSKPATGPRLTDRQRLSWLRLIRTQNVGPASFRDLINRFGSAEVALEMLPELMISGGANRIVRTPSIAEAEAEMEAARRIGARFVGIGEADYPPLLRNMDNPPPLLAVKGNAAVFRLPGVAIVGARNASLAGIKMARMLAADLGREGYGIISGLARGIDTAAHQGSLSTGTVGVLAGGLDLPYPPENAGLCDDIAERGAIISEMPFGWQPRAQDFPRRNRLVAGAALGLVVVEAAQRSGSLISARLAGEMGRLVFAVPGSPLDPRAAGTNGLLKDGATLVTEASDVSRAILPLTGMRAPDLPPFEDPPDFSATPPPGESDRTKVIEALGPTPVPVDEIIRHTGLHPAQVFMVLLELDLAGRLERHAGGNVSLVFGEG; encoded by the coding sequence GTGAGCAAACCGGCCACCGGGCCGCGTCTCACCGATCGCCAGCGGCTGAGCTGGCTGCGGCTGATCCGCACCCAGAATGTCGGGCCGGCCTCCTTTCGCGACCTGATCAACCGCTTCGGTTCGGCCGAGGTCGCGTTGGAAATGCTGCCGGAACTGATGATTTCCGGTGGCGCCAACCGGATCGTGCGCACCCCTTCCATCGCCGAAGCCGAGGCCGAGATGGAGGCCGCGCGGCGGATCGGGGCACGCTTCGTCGGCATCGGCGAGGCAGACTATCCGCCGCTTCTGCGCAACATGGACAATCCGCCGCCGCTGCTGGCGGTCAAGGGTAACGCCGCGGTGTTCCGGCTGCCGGGGGTCGCGATTGTCGGCGCCCGCAACGCATCGCTTGCCGGCATCAAGATGGCGCGCATGCTGGCAGCCGATCTCGGAAGAGAGGGCTACGGGATCATCTCCGGCCTGGCGCGCGGCATCGACACGGCGGCGCATCAGGGCAGCCTCTCGACCGGGACGGTCGGTGTTCTTGCCGGAGGCCTCGACCTGCCCTACCCGCCCGAAAATGCCGGACTGTGCGATGACATCGCCGAACGTGGCGCCATCATCTCGGAAATGCCGTTCGGCTGGCAGCCGCGCGCCCAGGATTTCCCGCGCCGCAACCGCCTGGTCGCGGGGGCTGCCCTTGGACTGGTGGTGGTCGAGGCGGCGCAGCGCTCAGGCTCGCTGATCAGCGCCAGGCTTGCCGGCGAGATGGGCCGACTGGTCTTTGCCGTGCCAGGCTCTCCGCTCGATCCGCGCGCAGCCGGTACCAACGGCCTGCTCAAGGACGGCGCCACGCTGGTGACAGAAGCTTCAGACGTTTCCAGGGCGATCCTTCCGCTGACCGGCATGCGAGCACCTGATCTGCCGCCGTTTGAAGATCCGCCCGATTTTTCGGCAACACCGCCACCAGGCGAGAGCGACCGGACCAAGGTGATCGAGGCGCTGGGACCGACACCGGTGCCGGTCGACGAAATCATCCGCCACACCGGCCTGCATCCCGCCCAGGTGTTCATGGTGCTGCTGGAACTCGATCTCGCCGGCCGCCTCGAACGTCACGCCGGCGGCAATGTTTCGTTGGTTTTCGGGGAAGGCTGA
- a CDS encoding amidase, protein MSDLTHLTISQARAKLRAKEITATEITEAYLLAIDRANPALNAYVAVTGDKARDMAKASDARLLKGEGGALEGIPLGIKDLFGTKGVHTRACSHVLDGFEPRYESTVTSNLWADGAVMLGKLNMDEFAMGSSNETSYYGPVINPWRRSRVDTVVIPTTHQGDGGFVSAGGTKTQRSLDNAQLVPGGSSGGSATAVSAFLCAGATATDTGGSIRQPAAFTGTVGIKPTYGRCSRWGIVAFASSLDQAGPIARDVRDAAILLKSMASVDPKDTTSVDRPVPDYEAAIGKPIRGMKVGVPKEYRVEGMPEEIEALWQKGIAWLRDAGAEIVDISLPHTKYALPAYYIVAPAEASSNLARYDGVRYGLRVPGKDIVEMYEKTRAAGFGREVKRRIMIGTYVLSAGYYDAYYLQAQKVRNLIKRDFENVFAAGVDVILTPATPSAAFGIADEDMAADPVKMYLNDIFTVTVNMAGLPGIAVPAGLDPKGLPLGLQLIGRPFEEETLFQTAAVIEQAAGIFQPEKWW, encoded by the coding sequence ATGAGCGACCTGACCCATCTGACGATTTCGCAGGCCCGCGCCAAGCTGCGCGCCAAGGAGATCACCGCGACCGAGATCACCGAGGCCTATCTCTTGGCGATCGATCGCGCCAATCCGGCGCTCAATGCCTATGTCGCGGTGACCGGCGACAAGGCGCGCGACATGGCCAAGGCGTCGGATGCCAGGCTGCTCAAGGGCGAGGGCGGTGCGCTGGAAGGCATTCCGCTCGGGATCAAGGATCTGTTCGGTACCAAAGGCGTCCATACCCGGGCCTGCAGCCACGTGCTCGACGGCTTCGAGCCGCGCTACGAATCGACCGTCACGTCCAATCTGTGGGCCGACGGCGCGGTCATGCTGGGCAAGCTCAACATGGACGAATTCGCCATGGGCTCGTCCAACGAGACCTCCTACTATGGCCCGGTCATCAACCCGTGGCGGCGTTCGCGCGTCGATACGGTGGTGATTCCGACGACGCATCAGGGTGATGGCGGCTTCGTGTCGGCCGGTGGCACGAAAACCCAGCGCAGCCTCGACAATGCACAGCTGGTGCCGGGCGGCTCTTCCGGCGGTTCGGCGACCGCCGTATCAGCCTTCCTTTGCGCCGGTGCGACGGCGACCGACACCGGCGGCTCGATCCGCCAGCCGGCCGCTTTCACCGGCACGGTCGGCATCAAGCCGACCTATGGCCGCTGCTCGCGCTGGGGCATCGTCGCCTTCGCCTCGTCGCTAGACCAGGCCGGGCCGATCGCCCGCGACGTGCGCGACGCCGCGATCCTGCTCAAGTCGATGGCCTCGGTCGATCCGAAGGACACGACGTCAGTCGACAGGCCGGTGCCGGACTACGAGGCTGCGATCGGCAAGCCGATCAGGGGCATGAAGGTCGGCGTTCCCAAGGAATACCGCGTCGAAGGCATGCCGGAGGAGATCGAGGCCCTGTGGCAGAAGGGCATTGCCTGGCTCAGGGATGCCGGCGCCGAGATCGTCGACATCTCCCTGCCGCACACCAAATACGCGCTGCCGGCCTATTACATCGTGGCACCCGCGGAAGCTTCGTCCAATCTCGCCCGCTATGACGGCGTCCGCTACGGCTTGCGCGTGCCGGGCAAGGACATCGTCGAGATGTACGAGAAGACCCGCGCCGCCGGCTTTGGCCGCGAGGTCAAGCGCCGCATCATGATCGGCACCTATGTGCTGTCCGCCGGCTACTACGACGCCTACTATCTGCAGGCTCAGAAGGTGCGCAATCTGATCAAGCGCGACTTCGAAAACGTCTTCGCTGCCGGCGTCGATGTCATCCTGACCCCGGCGACACCGTCCGCCGCCTTCGGCATCGCCGACGAGGACATGGCCGCCGATCCGGTCAAGATGTATCTCAACGACATTTTCACGGTCACCGTGAACATGGCCGGCCTGCCGGGCATCGCCGTGCCCGCCGGGCTCGATCCCAAGGGATTGCCGCTCGGCCTGCAGCTGATCGGCAGGCCGTTCGAGGAAGAGACATTGTTCCAGACCGCCGCCGTCATCGAGCAGGCGGCCGGCATATTCCAGCCGGAGAAGTGGTGGTAA
- a CDS encoding metal-dependent hydrolase: MKLTWYGHSAFRIETGAAKILIDPYLIGNPSWTGDWEGPAEGITHVLLTHGHSDHISGALEVLGKSGAQLVANFEICMYLVGKGVSDKKINPGNIGGTVDCGRFTTTFVQALHSSSFGEDGGKNVYLGNPGGLVLHFPEDRTLYHMGDTDIFSDMALINELHEPKIGVVPIGDRFTMGGAVAALACRRFFKFDTVVPCHFGTFPMIDPTAEKFEAGMEGSGVKVALPKIGETITI, from the coding sequence ATGAAACTGACCTGGTACGGCCACTCGGCCTTCCGCATCGAAACCGGTGCCGCGAAAATCCTGATCGACCCCTATCTGATCGGCAACCCGTCCTGGACGGGCGATTGGGAAGGGCCGGCCGAAGGGATCACGCATGTTCTTTTGACACACGGGCATAGCGACCACATCAGCGGCGCGCTAGAAGTGCTCGGCAAGAGCGGCGCCCAACTGGTCGCCAATTTCGAGATCTGCATGTACCTCGTCGGCAAGGGCGTCAGCGACAAGAAGATCAATCCCGGCAACATTGGCGGCACGGTCGATTGTGGCCGCTTCACCACCACCTTCGTCCAGGCGCTGCACTCCTCCTCGTTTGGCGAAGACGGCGGCAAGAACGTCTATCTCGGCAATCCGGGCGGACTGGTTCTGCATTTCCCGGAAGACAGGACGCTCTACCACATGGGCGATACCGACATCTTTTCCGACATGGCGCTGATCAACGAACTGCATGAGCCCAAGATCGGCGTTGTTCCGATCGGCGACCGTTTCACCATGGGCGGCGCGGTGGCAGCCCTTGCCTGCCGCCGCTTCTTCAAGTTCGACACGGTTGTCCCTTGCCACTTCGGCACGTTTCCAATGATCGATCCGACGGCTGAGAAATTCGAAGCCGGCATGGAAGGATCCGGTGTCAAGGTCGCATTGCCGAAGATTGGTGAAACGATAACCATCTAG
- a CDS encoding DNA alkylation response protein: MTDDVTNQPPPLTGGNAWRGDPLLIQLAERFSDPVRKDLDGLGRFVLTQEAQELARLANVETPKLRTHDRQGRRIDLVEFHPAYHALMRRSVANGLHSSIWENGDAEIGRRHQVRAARFYLTAELETGHLCPITMTSASLAALMASPKLFREWAPRVTTRKYDQSQKPPVEKTGLTLGMGMTEKQGGTDVRANVTRAERVGSGFYRLTGHKWFMSAPMSDAFLVLAQAPEGLSCFLVPRVLGDGSGNGFRFQRLKDKLGNRSNASSEVEFVNAIGEMVGEPGAGVKTIMDMVTLTRLDCAVASSAIMRAGLAEAIHHARHRQVFGTNLIEQPLMQRVLADMALDVAAATALSFRLARSFDEAASDRGEAAFARAMTPVVKYWVCKIAPPLLYEAMECLGGNGYVEEAPLARYYREAPVNAIWEGSGNVMALDVLRVLGRAPGLFDEVLGGIDRDLGTGGRGTIGVLKAAMQVASTDEGSARLLTEQLALSAAAAELRRLGAGRIADAFVETRLAGQWRNTYGMLDSRHDARMIIDTLYPPVN, translated from the coding sequence GTGACCGACGACGTGACGAACCAGCCGCCGCCGCTGACGGGAGGCAACGCCTGGCGAGGCGATCCGCTGCTGATCCAGCTTGCCGAGCGCTTCTCGGATCCGGTGCGCAAGGATCTCGACGGGCTTGGCCGCTTCGTACTCACGCAAGAAGCGCAGGAACTGGCGCGTCTCGCCAATGTCGAGACGCCGAAACTCAGGACGCACGATCGCCAGGGACGGCGCATCGACCTGGTCGAATTCCATCCTGCCTACCACGCCCTGATGCGCCGTTCGGTGGCCAACGGTCTGCACTCTTCTATCTGGGAAAATGGCGATGCCGAGATCGGCCGCCGCCATCAAGTGCGGGCCGCCCGTTTCTACCTGACCGCCGAACTCGAGACCGGACACCTTTGCCCCATCACCATGACCAGCGCCTCGCTGGCGGCATTGATGGCCAGCCCGAAACTGTTTCGCGAATGGGCGCCGCGCGTGACGACGCGCAAATACGACCAGAGCCAAAAGCCGCCGGTCGAGAAGACCGGACTGACGCTCGGCATGGGCATGACCGAGAAACAGGGCGGCACGGATGTGCGTGCCAATGTGACCAGGGCCGAACGCGTCGGAAGCGGGTTCTACCGCCTGACGGGGCACAAATGGTTCATGTCGGCGCCGATGTCGGATGCCTTCCTGGTGCTGGCGCAGGCGCCGGAGGGGCTGTCGTGCTTCCTGGTGCCACGCGTGCTCGGTGACGGGTCGGGCAATGGCTTTCGCTTCCAGCGGCTGAAGGACAAGCTCGGCAACCGCTCCAACGCGTCTTCCGAAGTCGAGTTCGTCAATGCCATCGGCGAGATGGTCGGCGAGCCCGGCGCCGGCGTCAAGACGATCATGGACATGGTGACGCTGACCCGGCTCGACTGCGCGGTGGCGTCTTCGGCGATCATGCGGGCGGGGCTGGCCGAAGCGATCCATCATGCCCGCCATCGCCAGGTGTTCGGGACCAACCTGATCGAGCAACCGCTTATGCAGCGCGTGCTGGCCGACATGGCGCTCGATGTCGCCGCGGCGACCGCGCTGTCATTCCGGCTGGCGCGTTCCTTCGACGAGGCGGCGAGCGATCGCGGCGAGGCGGCGTTCGCCCGCGCCATGACGCCGGTCGTCAAATACTGGGTCTGCAAGATCGCGCCGCCGCTGCTTTACGAGGCGATGGAGTGCCTTGGCGGCAATGGCTATGTCGAGGAAGCGCCGCTCGCCCGCTATTACCGTGAAGCGCCTGTCAACGCGATCTGGGAAGGATCGGGCAATGTCATGGCGCTCGATGTGCTGCGCGTGCTTGGCCGCGCGCCGGGCCTTTTCGACGAGGTGCTGGGCGGCATCGACCGCGACCTCGGCACCGGCGGGCGCGGCACGATCGGTGTTCTGAAGGCGGCCATGCAGGTCGCTTCGACAGACGAGGGCTCGGCCCGGCTGCTGACGGAACAACTCGCACTGTCGGCGGCGGCCGCCGAGTTGCGCCGGCTGGGGGCAGGGCGGATCGCCGATGCTTTCGTCGAGACGCGGCTCGCGGGCCAATGGCGCAATACCTACGGTATGCTCGATTCGCGTCACGATGCGCGCATGATCATCGATACGCTCTATCCGCCGGTGAATTGA
- a CDS encoding dihydroorotase — protein sequence MSITVFERARIVDPSRGLDEVGSVIVDGKKIVAAGKVALNQGVPDGATAIDCAGKAIMPGLIDGRVFIGEPGGEHRETIASASVAAAAGGVTSIVMMPDTDPVIDNVALVEFVLRTAKDTAVVNIFPAAAITKGLHGREMTEFGLLREAGAVAFTDGRHTISSALVMRRALTYARDFGATIVHETQDADLGSSGVMNEGLYASWLGLSGIPREAESIPLERDLALARLTRGSYHAAKISTAMAASAVARAKADGAAVTSGVSIHNLSLNENDVGEYRTFFRLTPPLRAEEDRLAMIEAVKDGTVDVVVSSHDPQDVDTKRLPFADAAAGAIGLETLLGAALRLYHNGDVPLLRLIETLSTAPARLFGLPGGTLKPGAVADLAIVDLDEPWIVSESGIRSRSKNTCFEGARLQGKVLQTLVAGRTVFSA from the coding sequence ATGAGCATCACGGTCTTTGAACGCGCCCGCATCGTCGACCCTTCGCGCGGGCTCGACGAAGTCGGCTCCGTAATAGTCGATGGCAAGAAAATCGTTGCCGCTGGCAAGGTGGCTCTGAACCAGGGCGTCCCCGACGGAGCCACGGCAATCGACTGCGCCGGCAAGGCGATCATGCCAGGTTTGATCGATGGCCGCGTCTTCATCGGCGAGCCGGGCGGCGAGCATCGCGAAACCATCGCTTCGGCAAGCGTCGCCGCGGCCGCCGGCGGGGTGACGTCGATCGTCATGATGCCCGACACCGACCCGGTGATCGACAATGTGGCGCTGGTCGAATTCGTGCTGCGCACCGCCAAGGACACGGCCGTCGTCAACATCTTTCCGGCCGCCGCCATCACCAAGGGCCTCCACGGGCGTGAGATGACGGAGTTCGGCCTGCTGCGCGAGGCGGGTGCGGTCGCCTTCACCGATGGTCGGCATACCATATCGAGCGCGCTGGTGATGCGCCGCGCGCTGACCTATGCGCGCGATTTCGGCGCCACCATCGTCCATGAAACGCAGGATGCCGACCTTGGGTCGTCGGGCGTCATGAATGAGGGCCTGTACGCCAGTTGGCTCGGTCTCTCCGGCATTCCGCGTGAAGCCGAATCCATACCCCTCGAGCGGGACCTTGCGCTGGCACGGCTGACGCGCGGTTCGTACCATGCCGCGAAGATATCGACGGCAATGGCGGCAAGCGCCGTGGCGCGGGCGAAGGCTGACGGCGCGGCAGTGACATCGGGCGTATCGATCCACAATCTGTCGCTCAATGAAAACGACGTCGGCGAGTACCGCACCTTCTTCCGCCTGACGCCGCCGCTGCGCGCCGAAGAGGACCGGCTGGCGATGATCGAGGCGGTGAAGGACGGAACGGTCGATGTCGTTGTCTCTTCACATGATCCGCAGGATGTCGACACCAAGCGGCTGCCCTTCGCCGACGCGGCAGCCGGTGCCATCGGCCTCGAAACCCTGTTGGGCGCGGCCTTGCGCCTCTACCACAATGGCGACGTGCCGTTGCTCAGGCTGATCGAGACCTTGTCCACCGCGCCGGCGAGGTTGTTTGGATTGCCCGGCGGCACGCTGAAGCCGGGCGCGGTAGCCGATCTCGCCATTGTCGACCTCGACGAACCCTGGATCGTCAGTGAAAGCGGCATCCGCTCCCGCTCGAAAAACACCTGCTTCGAAGGCGCACGACTGCAAGGCAAGGTCTTGCAAACGCTGGTGGCGGGCCGCACAGTATTTTCCGCCTGA
- the gatC gene encoding Asp-tRNA(Asn)/Glu-tRNA(Gln) amidotransferase subunit GatC, with the protein MSVDVKTVKRVAHLARIAVSEEDAERMTGELNAILGFVEQLNEVNVSGVEPMTSVTPMEMKKRGDVVTDGNKAAEIVANAPATDENFFLVPKVVE; encoded by the coding sequence ATGTCCGTTGATGTCAAGACAGTGAAGCGCGTCGCGCATCTCGCCCGCATCGCCGTGAGCGAAGAGGATGCCGAGCGCATGACCGGCGAGTTGAACGCCATACTGGGCTTCGTCGAACAGTTGAACGAGGTCAATGTTTCCGGCGTCGAACCAATGACCTCGGTGACGCCGATGGAGATGAAGAAGCGCGGGGATGTTGTCACCGACGGCAACAAGGCGGCCGAAATCGTCGCCAACGCACCGGCGACCGACGAGAATTTCTTCCTCGTGCCGAAGGTCGTGGAGTAA
- a CDS encoding DUF6105 family protein, which produces MRYIFALWAGPMALFWGWFYLSLNDMNFGYVMLTRQLHDFVFQLYGQLLGIDPAIIPGMVAKACVFDGLLLVAIWVFRRRREILGWIRRRWTGPVPFDRLRRATEAGPKLPAE; this is translated from the coding sequence ATGCGCTACATCTTCGCATTGTGGGCGGGCCCGATGGCGCTGTTCTGGGGCTGGTTCTACCTGTCGCTCAACGACATGAATTTCGGCTATGTGATGCTCACCCGGCAGCTGCACGATTTCGTGTTCCAGCTCTATGGCCAGCTGCTCGGCATCGATCCGGCAATCATCCCCGGCATGGTGGCAAAAGCCTGCGTGTTCGATGGCTTGCTGCTTGTTGCGATATGGGTGTTTCGCAGGCGTCGCGAGATTTTGGGCTGGATCAGGCGCCGCTGGACGGGTCCGGTTCCGTTCGATCGGCTGCGTCGAGCGACTGAAGCCGGTCCAAAACTCCCTGCAGAATAA
- the plsY gene encoding glycerol-3-phosphate 1-O-acyltransferase PlsY: protein MTYGLILALAFGYLLGSIPFGLLLTRAAGLGDVRNIGSGNIGATNVLRTGNKGLAAATLLLDALKGTAAVLIAGHFAPETAIWAGLGAFLGHLFPAWLGFKGGKGVATYLGVLVGLAWQVALIFAVAWLVMAFLFRFSSLAALAAAVVVPIALYFMSTPRIAVLFVVMSIIVFIMHRANISRLIAGTEGKIGAKG, encoded by the coding sequence ATGACTTATGGCCTGATCCTGGCGTTGGCGTTCGGTTATTTGCTGGGCTCAATTCCGTTCGGCCTGCTGCTCACCCGTGCGGCCGGCCTTGGAGACGTACGCAATATCGGCTCCGGCAATATCGGCGCCACCAATGTGCTGCGCACCGGCAACAAGGGGCTCGCCGCAGCGACCTTGCTGCTCGATGCGCTGAAAGGTACGGCAGCCGTGCTGATAGCAGGCCATTTCGCGCCTGAAACGGCGATCTGGGCTGGCCTTGGCGCCTTTCTGGGCCATCTGTTTCCGGCATGGCTGGGGTTCAAAGGGGGCAAGGGCGTCGCGACCTATCTCGGAGTGCTGGTTGGCCTTGCCTGGCAGGTGGCACTGATCTTCGCCGTCGCCTGGCTGGTGATGGCTTTTCTTTTCCGCTTCTCCTCGCTGGCAGCGCTGGCTGCGGCCGTCGTCGTCCCGATCGCCCTGTATTTCATGAGCACCCCGCGGATTGCGGTGCTGTTCGTGGTGATGAGCATCATCGTTTTCATCATGCATAGAGCCAACATTTCGCGGCTGATTGCCGGCACCGAAGGCAAGATCGGAGCCAAGGGGTGA